GatcgtgcatttttaaaaatgcacacCCTTGCCTGTAGTTTAAAAATGGAgattttctttacattttcaaaccaatttttttttcaaacttacttTGAAATGGGTTAGCTTTGGCAATTTTGCTTCGAAACGCGTGTTTAGCTTGTAAAATCATGAGGCCAGATGCACTCTCCAAAGAAGACAGCTTGTGGAGAAAACAATGAGCATAACATAACCTTAGTTTCCCTTATTGAACATGACCTCGGAGTATCTATTATTATCTTTCTTTCCAAGTTTAATATTGCTAAGCAATGATGATGATACTGTGAGAAGTGAGATGACGCATGCATCATGCTTcaaaaagttatttaattaacGCTAATCACTAAGTTGATGTGGCTGGTGTGTGATTTTGTCACTTGCTATGGAGCCAAGTAGCCAAGTAGCCATACAATATGATGGGACAATACAAGGGAACTTACCTTGtttataactatatatatatatatatatatatatatatatatatattggctttttccttgaacCATTCTCTAATTGGAAGTCCAGGTCTGATGAAATTTGGCTTCTTCTTTAAGTCtgttctctcttctttctttttttttgctttttttttgttcttccttttttctttttaaatagtTTTCCACTGGCCAAAATAGGGAAGTGATTTCTCAGAAAGCCTTGGGCGGTGAAGGGGGGTGAGGCCGCTGCAAGGCATGAAAGGGAGGTAGATCTGGTTATCGAGGTCTCTATTTCAACATTTGATGTTGTCTCCCTAATTTAATCAGGCTAAGTCCATGTTGTTTGAGCTCCTGCTTATGAAGCAATTAAGCTTCTACTCATGCATGATTTGGATTGTTTATTAATGTCTCCCTAATCAGGCCGCCGCAACTGCAAGGCATGTTGTTTGACATCTTCCCTCCCTTAGAATGCATATATTGTGATAATCACATGCACCAAAGACAGatatcagtttaatagattgagttAGAAAAACCTCTTCCCATCCAATTAGCAAAAAGACTTTAAATAATGTTGTAGATTCGACTAGACTACTCATGAATCTGTCAATCATGAACTTAGCTTGTTTAGTATATAAGGGATTGGAATTAGGAGACAAATGCCTTCCCGTAATGCCATTAGCTTAGATACTTAATTAAATTCTCAATGTATATCTACAGGTGCATGCACGTAAATAAACAAGACTAGTGCAGAGATTCCCCTTCGTTTTCAGTGTTTAGCACGACCTACTTCCAATTATCTTGGtcctaattaatataaaagtttCAAAAAGTTCCCCAACACAAAGCTCAATAAATCTGCAGGCTTCAATATTATATCCAAGAATGATTAACAGGAGAATAATCTCAGCAGGCACTCATGGCCatctagcttttttttttttttttttggtctcctTTGGCTGCCCGAATTTTGCTTtgtcaatttaaaagaaaataataaaagggATATGAGGACCAACAACATGAAGTAAACCTTGGACACTTCATAATGATGTATGACACTATGGAGAAATTTACAATTACAAAGGAGACAAGAAAAGAAGAGCAACTCCATCAACATGAGGGTCATAGATCAAAGCTTTAAGCCCCACTGGTCGGATGTCCGCGAGCTCAATCCTGatgaaagtgaaagaaaaagaaattacactaatcaactataaataatgtgtttttgggttttttttttttttttttttgttacaataATCAATCCCtatgtttattaatgtgtttttgtttgaaaaaaatgttttgatgtaacataaaattggaaaaaagttttttgtgttttgagtatGGATGGCAAGTTTTGACATGACTTATAGAcctatcacaaatttaatacgAAATTAGCACATTAGGGTTGAAAGGCTGACCcgttttaattaaatgagtcgagttATGGTTGATTTATAAAGTCTTATACTTATGCCTCAACACAACCTAAATTCGACGTGAAtttaacacgaaattagcgggttagaGTTAAGAAGTCTAATCTATTTCATTAAATGAATAGGTTaaggttaacctatatagtcttatattcattCTTTGACACAATCAACCCAATAGGTAAACATGAATGATTACCCCCAGTTTTGGATTGGTTATTAATGTTCTTTACTTGAGAACAAGAAACAGAAATATTAACAAACTTGATCTTTGAATAAGAAGGCAAAGGGAAAATTAAAAGAAGTGGAAAGGGATTAGCAGTTTCTCACTTGATAGTAATCAATCACAATAGTCTTCACACTAACTTCTCTAACAATTTTATTGGCCTAGTGTTCATGAAATTAAAGACACTCTTGATCGATCCAACTAAAAATAGAAACCAAAGACTTTTGGGGAACAGAATATGGGAGTATGTTCATTGGTTATagttttacaagaaaaaaaggtcTTGTTCCAGATGATTGAAGCCATCCCATGAGAGCATGGAATCCACACTTCCAGCCCATTGTTGTATAGAATCTTCTTGAAGAGAGGGGGATTCACCCATAGAAGGGTTGCTAGAGTTTTCCAAGGAAAATGAAGAACTGTAGGAAGTATTAATCGTGTTGGCTTCTTGGTTCATCCATGAGTACCCCAAGTCCAAGCTTCCCCACCAGCCATCATAATTGTTTAAAAGATCATTTGTTTCATCCATGGTAATTAATTCCACTTCATCCCCTTTCTCCTCTGTTCCTAGAGAATCTCTCCTGGCATGATTGTCCATGGAGGACTTAAACTCCACGCTTTCCTCTTGTCCTTTTGATGAATTTGACTCCACTGTTGTCTCATCATTATCAACATTACTTCCTTTTTGCTCAAAGGGCTTGTGAGTCACAGGGTCTAAGCCAAGGACCTTTAATCTCTTCTTGATTCTCGTATTCCAGTGGTTCTTGATTTCATTGTCGGTGCGACCAGGAAAATGTGCAGCAATCTTAGACCACCTGCAGAATTCTTTCATTTAAttaaggagaaagaaagaaagaaagaagcagcTTAATTAACAACTCAGTATCCTATGACAATGCAAAATTTTTACCTGTTGCCAAGACGTGAATGAAGCTGCATAATTTCATTCTCTTCTATTTCTGTAAAACCTCCTCTCTTAAGATCTGGTCTTAGATAATTAATCCATCTTAATCTGCAGCTTTTCCCACATCTTAGCAAACCTTCATCACCAAATATTGACATTGTGTTAACACAAATCAAAACTATGGAGTCatgaaaagatatatatatatatatatatatatatatacgtgccTGCGAGCTTAGGAACCATTCGCCAGCAATGGATACCATTGTTGAGGATGAAGTTCATGAGCTTGTGATCTTCCTCAATCGTCCATGGCCCTCTCTTCAATCCAATCTTATCACAACAAGGCTGCCTTCCCATTTCACAGGCTTTTACCGAGCAAATTAAACTGAGGAACCTCCTCGATCAGGCTATATAGCTAGCCTTTTGCGGGCGAGTCAGCAATAAAAGGGTTGCTTAAAAAGGAGCTTAGGGCCCAAGCAAAGATGGTGCCAGCCAGCCAGGTCATTCAGACATATAAAAAAGAGGAGGATGTTGTTCATGGGGGGAGATAAATGATTGAATGGAAAAGCAGTTTGAGTTGATAGATCAAAAGGCATGGAGGCTTGTGAATTATAAATGGCCACCACCCTGATGGAGACAATGGAAAGGGCCATGTTTTCGGAATGAAGAATCAGACATGGTCGTCCTCGTTGACATATTGCTTTTGTTTTCCATATATTTTTGCAACCAAAGTCTTAATCTTTGCAACCCATGAACCaatgcaataataataaattaataataatattagttTTGATAAGATTCCTTTACTCCGTAAAGGCTGGCCTCTGGTTTTATTTTTTCGGCTTCAAGGCTGGCCAGTTTTGTCGTTTGGAGGCAACTCTTCTcatcttttagttttaaaagaCAGATGCCTTCACCACAACATGCAAGTGCCATTAAATTCCGACCATGGATTCATTTGGAAGCCGGAAAGCTGATGAATCAAGTACATTGGCTAAACGACATTGTTAACTTGGGAGTTTGTGTTAATTTATTAGAATTAGAAAGTACACAAGTAATCAGCAAACATACACAGCTTCACTAATCTTAAAAATAAGTATCCAAAGATCCGATTCTTAATTTCTTGTGCTTTTGTACTTTTGATGAGGTCTTACAAaattgttagaacagttttcctCATACCGGAATATCAATAGCAAGCACCtgcaaaagaggagaaaaataagcaaaagagCTCGTCGGTATGGGCTGGCGGGAGATGATtatgatgcttaagtcaataaatatctaaaaaaatatCTTGAAATAAAAACATGACAGAATTTTGGGAAAGAGAATCATATGTTTCAACTATTGAGTGAACTCGGGTTAGCGGGCTGGTGTTTTGGTTATGTGGGCTTGTCAGCCCAAAAGCCCAACACAAATGTTTATATTAATAAGAATTTGGTAAACACCGACTCGATAGTATAACTCATGTTGGAACTGGACCATGTGCGAAAAAACTATTAGATCGGATCATTTATTTGGTTCATCCCTAGATGTCATTAAGTTTTATTTTGCACTGTAATGTTTATATAGTGGTGAGTGGTCTATATTGGGTGCCCCACCCCCTTCTTTTGTAttatactttcttttcttaatgcAATCACACccactaggaaaaaaaaactgataTATTGAACATCAATGCATGATTCTCAGGCTAGTTTAATCAGAAAAAAGTATGATTAAAACTAAGGGTTATTTGACCCTCAATCATATGATAAACAAAAGATGATTAAAGGGGTACTAGCCGAGAGTTAAAAAAGGTCAGCGAGGGACCCTTGAGAAAAGGGACAACAAAGCATTAGAGGGCAACCACCAATGTCCTCACTAGGAGACAGTGGGGTCAGATGATTTTAAGTACAAAATTCTTAGGCATATCGTGGGATATTTTTTACTCCTTTCGgaaattaaaaacatatatatagaactGCATAATTAAGGATCACCTAGTTTAGGTGAAACAGCATCAAGTATGacaccaagaagaagaagaagaaaaacagaggaGTTTCTAAAGCATCTGAAACTTCAACAAAAGTCATTCTGATGATTGATGAAGAAAGATTTAACTCAACAAGTTAGTCAAAAGTGagaaattagaaataaaattcaaagaTGACATTGTTACATCCCTTCAgaacttaaaaaatttagaacaacgttttctttcaaattggttaGAGGAAATTTCTCTAACTTAGTTTATTTTAGAGCACGTGATTCTCACAATCATGGCATTTGATTTGGTTCATGAATAAGAATATTCCTACAATATTTTGGTGTTGGGTCAATCTCTGAGGTGATCAGCAATAATCACATACATTCCTTAGATGACTAATTTTGGTGACCAAatgtttcattttaaatttgcaTTGTAGACTAATTTACAAAGATTTTACTCTGGAATGTCTGAATGGCAACTGTACAAGTCATGAATTTGGTCATCCAAGGGCCAATGTGCTGCAAGAATCTCAACCTCCCTTGGTTGGTGCCTGTTCTGCATGCTCAACTCACATCAACACTCAACAAATATTTCCAACAAGTTGGACCAATAATTTTTGCTCCCCTATAATAAGCAATCGAGTATGATATAAATGAGATACCAAATAGTCAATCACTCCCAATCTTCTCATCAGGGCTgaacaagaatttttttatggAGAGAGGACATAGCATGAATGAAGAGCTAAGTCTAATTTTAATAGAGGCAAAGccgaaaaaatatatatagtcaattATACATGAGATAAATTTttgtaactatatatataaatatattcatAAGAATCAAAACAGGGGATCTTTCCCTGATTTTGCTGATTTTGATTCCCattaaacacatttttttggGAAGTTATCCCCCAATCTCAACCCTaccctttttcttgttttaatatACTCTCCTTTGGAGATATCAGACCTATCACAATCCATGCATCTTCTTGGTGGAAGAAGTCAAGAACAAAGATGTAGTAGATGGTGACAAAACCTCCCTGGACTTGAAGGGCATCTGGTACTCTGCCAGTGCCGAATGATCCTGATTCCTGCCTGGATAACAACTGCAAATTAAGCCATAGCAAAGAGTTCCCATAAGTTGTCAATGATGCCTACCAAATACACACAGACAGGACAATAAAGAAATACTAATGAATTAGCAAAAGATGCCTCATCAACTTATGGTGCTGACAAAAAGGTACAGTAGTTTGAACTTCACAACCAGTGTACCTTTCAGCATAAAAAGAATTCTGGGTTCCATCGCTTTCAGCAGAAAATGAATTCActgaaatgcatatatatatatattgaggaaGCTACCTGACTACATTAAGCAGACTACCCAGATGCATCTTCAGCAAAAATTTAGAACATGGTTTTTTGGATagttatttttccttcaaatttacAATGGATAAAGATTTTCTAGAGTTCTTTGTCATAATTTCATAGAATTCGGGTAGAGAATGATGAGGGTGCGGGCTTGATGCTCCGGACAGGTGGAGTCCACACCTTAGATTGTCGAAGCACCCGAGTCTCGATACTCATTCTCTCATTTCCTACTTGAATTTCATGAAATTTGAGCAATATCTTTCCAAAAAATCCTCATCACTGCTAGAACTCTTCAACATATCCACTAGCTACTAGCTAGTACCCAAACTTCTTGTATGACTCAGCAATGTTTTAGCCTTTTACGTTTTATGGAAAAACTAATATGGGTAATGGACAAGACAAAATATAGAGGCAGGTAATTAAGATGGAGTATGAAATTGACTGCATATATTTAATCACTTTCATATCTCATGGGAATTTTCTGCTGCCTCCCCAAATTAGTGTTCAAAGAAAGTACTCTATCCTTCTGCCCCTTGATTCATGTTTctccatttgaaatttgaaatcaCACAACTATTGGTAATTGTGtaaaaatgtttcttttcttttttcttttcttttttttttttgaaaaaactaaaaacatcaaataaccAACGatacaaaacacttaaaattatttttgcctTTATGTGGTTAGAACATTTTTTNNNNNNNNNNNNNNNNNNNNNNNNNNNNNNNNNNNNNNNNNNNNNNNNNNNNNNNNNNNNNNNNNNNNNNNNNNNNNNNNNNNNNNNNNNNNNNNNNNNNCTTTGTTTTGTCTACATACCTCTGCCTCTATAGGCTTTCTTTTCATGATTAGTTAAATATTAGATATTATCTCTGAAAATAAAACATCTAAATCAGATAATTGAAGTCAATCAGATTAATTTATCTCCCTGATGGGAGCTCTCGGAGCTCTCTGTGGTACACACCCCCTACATTCGAACAGCAGCAAGCGTCGTGCATGCTTATAGCTGCTTTTGGAATCTTACATATCTTTAGCGTTTTAGAAACCTAAATGTATTCAACCTACCCTTAAATTTATCTTTCGAGGAAGTTTTGTTGATTATTCTCTTCTTTGATTCTGTCCATATTGTGTCATACGTGCAGAAGACTAGGAGTATATTCTTCCTTTCTGCTTCCATTTTGACACTGATGCTGTTGGCACTTTTCTATATCTTCATCTATATGCACCGGAGGTATCTACTCTCTAACTTCCTTGTTGCCCCATTTATGGCAGCTTTACGAATGGCTTCACATTGTTTGGTTATTTGACTTTGCAGGGGAATGAAAGGGGGAACAGTGGAGCTGAAGCGCATCTCAAAAAGTGTGCAGAAGAAAAAGCCCTCTTAGTAGGTCAAGTTTTTCCATATGAACACCAAGATTCCAGATGTACTTTATACAATCACAGAAAGCTTTACTTTTTGTTCTTAACAGAAATGGAGTTACTAATACCTCGAGGGATAATCCCATTTTTATCAAGATGCTGGAGGATACCACCaatgacacacacacacacactctctctctctattcaCCTAGCATATAAGCTATTACATGACTAAGTGTTCGTTTGGTTTGACGGTTTTAAAATGTACGGTTTGAAAAAATAGCAATGTCAAACTGCAGTTAAcgaaaacatgatttttaaaaacgtagttaaGCTTTAGGTAAAATCAAGGTTCGGCCTTTAAGatcgtgcatttttaaaaatgcacacCCTTGCCTGTAGTTTAAAAATGGAgattttctttacattttcaaaccaatttttttttcaaacttacttTGAAATGGGTTAGCTTTGGCAATTTTGCTTCGAAACGCGTGTTTAGCTTGTAAAATCATGAGGCCAGATGCACTCTCCAAAGAAGACAGCTTGTGGAGAAAACAATGAGCATAACATAACCTTAGTTTCCCTTATTGAACATGACCTCGGAGTATCTATTATTATCTTTCTTTCCAAGTTTAATATTGCTAAGCAATGATGATGATACTGTGAGAAGTGAGATGACGC
This window of the Corylus avellana chromosome ca5, CavTom2PMs-1.0 genome carries:
- the LOC132182949 gene encoding myb-related protein 315-like, giving the protein MGRQPCCDKIGLKRGPWTIEEDHKLMNFILNNGIHCWRMVPKLAGLLRCGKSCRLRWINYLRPDLKRGGFTEIEENEIMQLHSRLGNRWSKIAAHFPGRTDNEIKNHWNTRIKKRLKVLGLDPVTHKPFEQKGSNVDNDETTVESNSSKGQEESVEFKSSMDNHARRDSLGTEEKGDEVELITMDETNDLLNNYDGWWGSLDLGYSWMNQEANTINTSYSSSFSLENSSNPSMGESPSLQEDSIQQWAGSVDSMLSWDGFNHLEQDLFFL